Proteins from one Escherichia coli genomic window:
- a CDS encoding DUF3304 domain-containing protein — protein sequence MRAIFKCYSLMILFVLSGCSMAKNSGDYTAGDIKGMNHTDVAINYFSINGYGGPNIVPFGERGGYCCIMLPDKWRVGLMARIEWEVDPNPLEPIAMKKEGFGYEEDAYAKHAANYQKYKVIVDIPEYGAERCGMTVHFLPCNQIKVTTVCQGYGTPNYPIKEPREMKEPATCPAK from the coding sequence ATGAGAGCGATTTTCAAATGTTATTCTCTAATGATTTTATTTGTGCTATCAGGCTGTTCAATGGCGAAAAATAGCGGTGATTACACTGCTGGAGATATTAAAGGTATGAACCATACCGATGTTGCTATTAATTATTTCAGTATCAATGGCTATGGCGGGCCAAATATAGTTCCGTTCGGGGAGCGGGGGGGGTATTGTTGCATTATGCTGCCAGATAAGTGGCGTGTGGGATTAATGGCCCGGATTGAGTGGGAAGTAGACCCGAACCCCCTTGAACCTATTGCAATGAAAAAAGAAGGTTTTGGCTATGAAGAAGATGCTTATGCTAAACATGCTGCAAATTATCAAAAATATAAAGTAATTGTTGACATCCCGGAATACGGTGCTGAACGTTGTGGCATGACCGTTCATTTTCTGCCATGCAATCAGATAAAAGTGACAACCGTCTGCCAAGGGTATGGTACACCGAATTATCCCATCAAAGAACCCCGTGAGATGAAGGAACCAGCAACATGTCCAGCAAAATAA
- a CDS encoding DUF3304 domain-containing protein, which translates to MRAIFKCYSLMILFAVSGCSMARNSGDYTAGDINGINHTNKAINYLHINGYGGPNIAPFGDGGGYCCVMLPDKWHSGLKARVEWEVDPNTAPLPPGYVDREKFEEWKKVALNSFRKYSTIVDIPEYGAERCGMTVHFLPCDQIKVTTVCEGYGTPNYPIKEPREMKEPAICPSK; encoded by the coding sequence ATGAGAGCGATTTTCAAATGTTATTCTCTAATGATTTTATTTGCAGTATCAGGCTGTTCAATGGCGAGAAATAGCGGTGATTACACTGCTGGAGATATTAACGGGATAAACCATACGAATAAGGCTATAAATTATTTACACATCAATGGTTACGGTGGTCCAAATATTGCTCCATTCGGGGACGGTGGAGGATATTGTTGTGTTATGTTGCCAGATAAGTGGCATTCTGGATTAAAAGCCCGGGTTGAGTGGGAGGTTGATCCAAATACAGCTCCTCTGCCTCCAGGTTATGTGGACAGGGAGAAATTTGAAGAATGGAAGAAAGTTGCGCTAAACAGTTTTAGAAAATATTCAACAATTGTTGATATCCCGGAATACGGCGCTGAACGTTGTGGCATGACCGTTCATTTTCTGCCATGCGATCAGATAAAAGTGACAACCGTCTGCGAGGGTTATGGCACACCGAATTATCCCATCAAAGAACCCCGCGAGATGAAGGAACCAGCAATATGTCCATCAAAATAA
- a CDS encoding DUF4123 domain-containing protein, protein MITVSPHASDQDKYIIWLKQAESFCSAAGMDYIDVLVDQAGTDQPLQNEMLHLSPAIHWYALFEGTPEAETMEYSPVVLRLYFALSSHRKCLAQLMASFADTPRLTLLISPLTFDLLGRHLQVLSQVQWEEQTGLLRYYDNRVFPLLFTHVLNNEQQATFTDIALFWSWLDRDGEINWKSGSFSPERRLTDNPEMNRVDDVQVGLMGCICDAEALMKEKAVIEISQESYFSHCLDIAIRANDAGYFGALRDFEG, encoded by the coding sequence ATGATAACAGTATCGCCACACGCTAGCGATCAAGACAAATATATTATCTGGCTGAAGCAGGCTGAATCATTCTGTTCTGCCGCTGGTATGGATTACATAGATGTGCTTGTTGACCAGGCTGGAACCGACCAACCTTTGCAAAATGAGATGCTTCATTTGTCGCCAGCTATTCACTGGTATGCCCTCTTTGAAGGAACGCCTGAAGCAGAGACGATGGAGTATTCCCCTGTAGTGTTACGCCTGTACTTTGCGCTCAGTAGCCATCGCAAATGTCTGGCACAACTGATGGCGTCATTTGCTGATACGCCTCGTCTTACTTTGTTGATATCCCCTCTTACATTCGACCTGCTGGGTCGGCATCTTCAGGTATTGTCACAGGTTCAGTGGGAAGAACAGACCGGATTGCTGCGTTACTATGATAATCGGGTGTTCCCTTTACTGTTCACACATGTTTTGAACAACGAGCAGCAGGCGACATTTACTGATATTGCGTTGTTCTGGAGCTGGTTAGACCGTGATGGAGAGATTAACTGGAAATCAGGAAGTTTTTCACCAGAACGCAGGCTTACTGACAACCCGGAGATGAATCGGGTGGATGATGTACAGGTGGGATTGATGGGATGTATCTGCGACGCTGAAGCCCTGATGAAGGAGAAAGCAGTCATTGAAATCAGTCAGGAAAGCTATTTTTCGCACTGTCTTGATATTGCTATCAGGGCCAATGACGCGGGATATTTCGGGGCTTTGCGGGACTTCGAGGGATAA
- a CDS encoding type VI secretion system Vgr family protein gives MSLKGLRFTLEVDGQEPDTFAVVSFRLVQSQSYPFVMSVDVASDSFMQTAEMLLEKKATLTIWQGVIPLRYVTGVVAGFGMQENNGWQMRYHLRIEPPLWRCGLRRNFRIFQQQDIRTISATLLNENGVTEWTPLFYEDHPAREFCVQYGESDLTFLSRLWAEEGIFFFERFAADSPEQKLTLCDDVAGLSQAGAFPFNPDTSAGAETECVSMFRYEAHVRPSSVQSQDYTFKVPDWPGMYEQQGESLNGQLAQYEIFDYPGRFKDEQHGKDFTLYQMDSLRSDAEKATGQSNSPKLWPGTRFTLTGHPQKMLNREWQVVQSILSGSQPQALHGSQGRGTTLGNQLEVIPADRTWRPRLQSKPKVDGPQSAIVTGPAGEEIFCDEHGRVRVKFHWDRYHGMTEESSCWVRVSQAWAGPGFGNLAIPRVGQEVIVDFLNGDPDQPIIMGRTYHEDNRSPGSLPGTKTQMTIRSKTYKGSGFNELRFEDATSNEQVYIHAQKNMDTEVLNDRTTDVKHDHTETIGNDQKITVVKGQTVQVGTKKEGGHDQSITVANDRRITVRNDQTLKVTNDRTVSVSHDDGLYVRNDRKVTVEGKQEHKTTGNHVSLVEGKHSLVVKGDLARKISGALGMKVRDEIVLESGGKITMKVGGSFVVIHSGGVDIVGPKINLNSGGSPGAPVPALQPAVLKALADDKSLAAEKNDSNASSDQNDNNDEGEEAPEKSVCKECLKRAQEAAAAFAPRG, from the coding sequence ATGTCCTTAAAAGGCCTGCGCTTTACGCTGGAGGTTGACGGCCAGGAGCCGGACACCTTTGCAGTGGTGAGCTTCCGGTTAGTCCAGAGCCAGTCTTATCCGTTTGTGATGAGTGTGGATGTCGCCAGCGACTCTTTTATGCAGACGGCGGAGATGCTGCTGGAGAAGAAGGCGACACTGACCATCTGGCAGGGCGTCATCCCGCTGCGTTATGTCACCGGCGTGGTGGCGGGTTTTGGCATGCAGGAGAATAACGGCTGGCAGATGCGTTATCACCTGCGTATTGAGCCGCCGTTATGGCGGTGCGGGCTGCGGCGGAACTTCCGTATCTTCCAGCAGCAGGATATCCGGACGATATCGGCCACGTTACTGAACGAGAACGGCGTCACGGAGTGGACGCCGCTGTTTTATGAGGACCATCCGGCGCGGGAATTCTGTGTCCAGTACGGGGAAAGCGACCTGACGTTTCTGTCCCGGTTGTGGGCGGAGGAGGGAATTTTCTTCTTTGAGCGGTTTGCGGCGGACAGTCCGGAGCAGAAGCTGACGCTGTGCGACGATGTGGCGGGGCTGTCACAGGCGGGGGCGTTTCCGTTTAACCCGGACACATCGGCAGGAGCGGAGACGGAGTGTGTCAGTATGTTCCGTTATGAGGCGCATGTCCGCCCGTCGTCGGTGCAGAGCCAGGATTACACGTTTAAGGTGCCGGACTGGCCGGGTATGTATGAGCAGCAGGGTGAGAGCCTGAACGGACAGCTGGCGCAGTATGAGATATTTGATTATCCGGGAAGGTTCAAGGACGAGCAGCACGGCAAGGATTTCACGCTGTACCAGATGGACAGCCTGCGCAGTGATGCGGAAAAGGCCACAGGGCAGAGTAATTCACCGAAGCTGTGGCCGGGAACGCGGTTTACGCTGACGGGGCATCCGCAGAAGATGCTGAACCGTGAATGGCAGGTGGTACAGAGCATACTGTCAGGAAGCCAGCCGCAGGCGCTGCACGGCAGCCAGGGGAGAGGAACCACGCTGGGCAATCAGTTAGAGGTGATACCGGCAGACCGGACGTGGCGTCCACGGCTGCAAAGCAAACCGAAGGTGGACGGGCCACAGAGCGCCATTGTCACCGGGCCTGCGGGCGAGGAAATCTTCTGTGATGAACATGGCCGGGTACGGGTGAAGTTCCACTGGGACCGTTATCACGGGATGACGGAGGAGAGTTCATGCTGGGTGCGGGTATCGCAGGCGTGGGCGGGGCCGGGGTTCGGTAACCTGGCGATACCGCGGGTGGGCCAGGAGGTGATTGTTGATTTTCTGAACGGAGACCCGGACCAGCCGATAATCATGGGGCGGACGTACCATGAGGACAACCGTTCGCCGGGGAGTCTGCCGGGAACGAAGACGCAGATGACCATCCGGTCAAAAACCTATAAAGGAAGCGGATTTAACGAGCTGCGGTTTGAAGACGCCACCAGTAATGAGCAGGTGTATATCCATGCCCAGAAGAACATGGATACGGAGGTGCTCAACGACCGGACAACGGATGTGAAACATGACCATACGGAAACCATCGGTAACGACCAGAAGATAACGGTGGTGAAGGGTCAGACGGTTCAGGTCGGTACAAAAAAAGAGGGGGGCCACGACCAGAGTATCACGGTGGCGAACGACCGGCGTATCACGGTACGTAATGACCAGACGCTGAAGGTGACGAATGACCGGACGGTGAGCGTGAGTCACGATGACGGTCTGTACGTCAGAAACGACCGTAAAGTGACGGTGGAAGGGAAGCAGGAGCATAAGACGACGGGGAACCATGTCAGTCTGGTGGAGGGGAAACACAGCCTGGTGGTGAAGGGGGACCTGGCGAGGAAGATTAGCGGTGCGCTGGGAATGAAGGTCCGGGATGAAATTGTACTGGAGAGTGGCGGTAAAATCACCATGAAAGTGGGTGGTTCGTTTGTGGTCATCCATTCAGGGGGCGTGGACATCGTCGGGCCGAAAATCAATCTCAATAGCGGCGGTAGTCCGGGAGCGCCGGTGCCGGCGCTGCAACCGGCGGTTCTGAAAGCGCTGGCAGATGATAAAAGTTTAGCGGCTGAGAAAAATGATAGTAATGCATCGTCCGATCAGAATGATAACAACGATGAGGGTGAGGAAGCGCCAGAAAAATCGGTGTGTAAGGAGTGCCTGAAAAGGGCGCAAGAAGCCGCCGCCGCTTTTGCGCCTCGTGGATAA
- a CDS encoding Hcp family type VI secretion system effector: MPTPCYISITGQTQGNITAGAFTADSVGNIYVQGHEDEMLVQEFLHNVTVPTDPQSGQPSGQRAHKPFIFTVALNKAVPLLYNALASGEMLPKVELHWWRTSVEGKQEHYFTTRLTDATIVDINLHMPHCQDPAQREFTQLLAVSLAYRKVEWEHIKSGTSGADDWRAPLEA, from the coding sequence ATGCCAACCCCATGTTACATTTCAATTACAGGTCAGACCCAGGGGAACATCACTGCCGGTGCTTTCACCGCAGATTCTGTCGGCAATATCTACGTGCAGGGACACGAAGATGAAATGCTGGTGCAGGAGTTTCTGCATAACGTTACTGTTCCAACCGATCCACAGTCTGGTCAACCTTCCGGGCAGCGCGCGCACAAACCGTTCATTTTCACCGTGGCGCTGAACAAAGCCGTTCCGCTGCTGTACAACGCGCTGGCCTCCGGTGAAATGCTGCCGAAAGTGGAACTGCACTGGTGGCGTACTTCTGTTGAAGGCAAGCAGGAGCACTACTTCACCACACGTCTTACTGATGCGACGATTGTGGACATAAACCTGCACATGCCGCACTGCCAGGACCCTGCACAGCGTGAGTTTACGCAATTGCTCGCAGTATCACTGGCATACCGTAAGGTTGAGTGGGAGCACATCAAATCCGGTACTTCTGGTGCCGATGACTGGCGTGCACCGCTGGAAGCATAA
- the tssB gene encoding type VI secretion system contractile sheath small subunit codes for MSKMNNNGGSVAPKERISVRYTPKVDGVAADIELPLNLLITGNLKGKPDNTPLDERTAIAINRYNLNAVISEADIEREFVVPAELSDAPNEQMYVNLKVKSMDDLSPDHIASQVPEIKHLLELREALVALKSPLGNIPAFRAQLQALLENEDSREQLIQELGIAVQK; via the coding sequence ATGAGCAAAATGAACAACAATGGCGGCAGTGTCGCGCCGAAAGAAAGAATCAGCGTTCGGTATACACCAAAAGTTGATGGGGTGGCTGCTGATATCGAATTGCCGCTGAATTTATTGATCACCGGCAATCTGAAAGGGAAACCAGATAACACGCCGTTGGATGAGCGAACTGCCATTGCTATCAACCGCTATAACCTCAACGCAGTCATTTCAGAAGCTGACATTGAACGGGAGTTTGTTGTTCCGGCTGAACTCAGTGACGCACCCAATGAGCAAATGTACGTCAACCTGAAAGTCAAATCTATGGATGACCTTTCTCCGGACCATATTGCCAGCCAGGTACCAGAAATAAAACATCTGCTCGAATTGCGTGAAGCTCTGGTCGCACTTAAGTCTCCACTAGGCAATATTCCGGCCTTCCGCGCACAACTTCAGGCGCTACTGGAAAACGAAGACAGCCGCGAGCAGCTGATCCAAGAACTGGGTATCGCCGTTCAGAAATAA
- a CDS encoding Hcp family type VI secretion system effector, which translates to MANPVYLTLNGELQGLISSGCSSMPSIGNKAQIAHQDQIMVTSLSHGLSRAQNVNHQELTITKPVDKSSPLLGKAISENECLTCDFVFYRTNRFGVNEPYYKVKLTNARISNIGLTVPHTINDSPGQPEESVSFTYESINWEHSVAGTSAYSLWSERIF; encoded by the coding sequence ATGGCAAATCCCGTCTATCTGACACTGAACGGAGAACTTCAGGGGCTGATTTCATCCGGATGCTCGTCAATGCCGTCCATCGGTAACAAAGCTCAGATTGCACATCAGGATCAGATCATGGTGACGTCACTGTCCCATGGTCTGAGCCGGGCGCAGAATGTCAACCACCAGGAGCTGACCATCACGAAACCGGTGGACAAATCTTCCCCCCTGCTGGGCAAGGCCATTTCGGAGAATGAATGTCTGACCTGTGATTTTGTATTCTATCGCACCAACCGCTTTGGTGTTAATGAACCGTACTACAAGGTGAAACTGACTAACGCCCGGATCTCAAACATCGGCCTTACCGTTCCCCATACCATTAACGACAGCCCAGGACAGCCGGAAGAGTCTGTGTCATTTACCTATGAGAGTATCAACTGGGAGCACAGCGTCGCCGGAACCAGTGCGTACAGCCTTTGGAGTGAACGGATTTTCTAA
- the dnaQ gene encoding DNA polymerase III subunit epsilon: MSTAITRQIVLDTETTGMNQIGAHYEGHKIIEIGAVEVVNRRLTGNNFHVYLKPDRLVDPEAFGVHGIADEFLLDKPTFAEVADEFMDYIRGAELVIHNAAFDIGFMDYEFSLLKRDIPKTNTFCKVTDSLAVARKMFPGKRNSLDALCARYEIDNSKRTLHGALLDAQILAEVYLAMTGGQTSMAFAMEGETQQQQGETTIQRIVRQASKLRVVFATDEELAAHEARLDLVQKKGGSCLWRA, encoded by the coding sequence ATGAGCACTGCAATTACACGCCAGATCGTTCTCGATACCGAAACCACCGGTATGAACCAGATTGGTGCGCACTATGAAGGCCACAAGATCATTGAGATTGGTGCCGTTGAAGTGGTGAACCGTCGCCTGACGGGCAATAACTTTCACGTTTATCTCAAACCCGATCGGCTGGTGGATCCAGAAGCCTTTGGCGTACATGGTATTGCCGATGAGTTTTTGCTCGATAAGCCCACATTTGCCGAGGTAGCCGATGAGTTCATGGACTATATTCGCGGCGCTGAGTTGGTGATCCATAACGCAGCGTTCGATATCGGCTTTATGGACTACGAGTTTTCGTTGCTTAAGCGCGATATTCCGAAGACCAATACCTTCTGTAAGGTCACCGATAGCCTTGCGGTGGCGAGGAAAATGTTTCCCGGTAAGCGCAACAGCCTCGATGCGTTATGTGCCCGCTACGAAATAGATAACAGTAAACGAACGCTGCACGGGGCATTACTCGATGCCCAGATCCTTGCGGAAGTTTATCTGGCGATGACTGGTGGTCAAACGTCGATGGCTTTTGCGATGGAAGGAGAGACACAACAGCAACAAGGTGAAACAACAATTCAGCGCATTGTGCGTCAGGCAAGTAAGTTACGCGTTGTTTTTGCGACAGATGAAGAGCTTGCGGCACATGAAGCCCGTCTCGATCTGGTGCAGAAAAAGGGCGGAAGCTGCCTCTGGCGGGCATAA
- the rnhA gene encoding ribonuclease HI, whose product MLKQVEIFTDGSCLGNPGPGGYGAILRYRGREKTFSAGYTRTTNNRMELMAAIVALEALKEHCEVILSTDSQYVRQGITQWIHNWKKRGWKTADKKPVKNVDLWQRLDAALGQHQIKWEWVKGHAGHPENERCDELARAAAMNPTLEDTGYQVEV is encoded by the coding sequence ATGCTTAAACAGGTAGAAATTTTCACCGATGGTTCGTGTCTGGGTAATCCTGGACCCGGGGGTTACGGCGCTATTTTACGCTATCGCGGACGCGAGAAAACCTTTAGCGCTGGCTACACCCGCACCACCAACAACCGTATGGAGTTGATGGCCGCTATTGTCGCGCTGGAGGCGTTAAAAGAACATTGCGAAGTCATTTTGAGTACCGACAGCCAGTATGTCCGCCAGGGGATCACTCAGTGGATCCATAACTGGAAAAAACGTGGCTGGAAAACAGCAGACAAAAAACCAGTAAAAAATGTCGATCTCTGGCAACGTCTTGATGCTGCATTGGGGCAGCATCAAATCAAATGGGAATGGGTTAAAGGCCATGCCGGACACCCGGAAAACGAACGCTGTGATGAACTGGCTCGTGCTGCGGCGATGAATCCCACACTGGAAGATACAGGCTATCAAGTCGAAGTTTAA
- the yafS gene encoding class I SAM-dependent methyltransferase, with the protein MKPARVPQTVVAPDCWGDLPWGELYRKALERQLNPWFTKMYGFHLLKIGNLSAEINCEACAVSHQVNVSAQGMPVQVQADPLHLPFADKSVDVCLLAHTLPWCTDPHRLLREADRVLIDDGWLVISGFNPISLMGLRKLVPVLRKNSPYNSRMFTLMRQLDWLSLLNFEVLHASRFHVLPWNKHGGKLLNAHIPALGCLQLIVARKRTIPLTLNPMKQSKNKPRIRQAVGATRQCRKPQA; encoded by the coding sequence ATGAAACCGGCAAGAGTCCCTCAAACTGTCGTGGCTCCTGATTGCTGGGGCGATTTGCCCTGGGGAGAGCTTTATCGCAAAGCGCTGGAGCGCCAGCTCAACCCGTGGTTCACTAAAATGTATGGTTTTCATCTGCTTAAGATTGGCAATTTAAGCGCAGAAATCAATTGCGAAGCGTGCGCGGTTTCTCATCAAGTGAATGTTTCTGCGCAAGGAATGCCCGTCCAGGTACAGGCGGACCCACTTCATCTTCCTTTTGCCGATAAATCCGTTGATGTTTGTCTATTGGCACATACATTGCCGTGGTGCACCGATCCGCATCGTTTATTACGTGAAGCCGATCGGGTATTGATTGATGATGGTTGGTTGGTCATTAGCGGCTTCAATCCCATCAGTTTAATGGGATTACGCAAACTTGTGCCGGTATTGCGAAAAAACTCGCCCTATAACAGCCGGATGTTTACTCTGATGCGGCAACTGGACTGGCTCTCTTTGTTGAATTTTGAAGTGCTGCACGCCAGCCGTTTCCACGTTCTCCCGTGGAACAAACACGGTGGAAAACTATTGAATGCGCATATTCCTGCGCTTGGTTGCTTACAACTTATCGTTGCCCGGAAACGGACTATTCCTTTAACGCTAAATCCGATGAAACAGAGTAAAAACAAGCCACGAATTCGCCAGGCGGTTGGTGCCACCCGGCAATGTCGTAAACCACAGGCTTAA
- the gloB gene encoding hydroxyacylglutathione hydrolase, producing MNLNSIPAFDDNYIWVLNDEAGRCLIVDPGDAEPVLNAITANNWQPEAIFLTHHHHDHVGGVKELVEKFPQIVVYGPQETQDKGTTQVVKDGETAFVLGHEFSVIATPGHTLGHICYFSKPYLFCGDTLFSGGCGRLFEGTPSQMYQSLKKLSALPDDTLVCCAHEYTLSNMKFALSILPHDLSINDYYRKVKELRAKNQITLPVILKNERKINVFLRTEDIDLINVINEETLLQQPEERFAWLRSKKDRF from the coding sequence ATGAATCTTAACAGTATTCCCGCCTTTGATGACAATTACATCTGGGTTTTGAATGATGAAGCAGGTCGCTGCCTGATTGTCGATCCCGGAGACGCAGAGCCAGTATTAAACGCCATTACCGCCAATAACTGGCAACCGGAGGCCATATTTCTCACTCACCATCACCACGATCACGTTGGCGGCGTAAAAGAACTGGTGGAAAAGTTTCCGCAAATTGTGGTGTATGGTCCACAAGAGACACAAGATAAGGGAACAACACAGGTAGTCAAAGATGGCGAAACTGCCTTCGTTTTGGGGCATGAATTTAGTGTAATTGCCACACCGGGTCACACTTTAGGACATATCTGTTACTTCAGTAAACCTTATCTATTTTGCGGCGACACGCTGTTTTCTGGTGGGTGTGGTCGGTTGTTTGAAGGGACACCATCACAAATGTATCAATCACTTAAAAAGTTAAGTGCGTTACCTGACGATACATTGGTATGTTGTGCTCATGAATATACCTTATCAAATATGAAGTTTGCTTTGAGTATTCTTCCGCACGATTTGTCCATAAATGATTATTATCGTAAAGTTAAGGAGTTACGGGCAAAAAATCAAATAACACTACCCGTAATTCTGAAAAATGAGCGGAAAATTAATGTTTTTTTAAGAACGGAAGATATTGATTTAATTAATGTAATTAATGAAGAAACATTATTGCAACAACCTGAAGAGCGTTTTGCATGGTTAAGGTCAAAGAAAGATAGGTTCTGA
- the mltD gene encoding murein transglycosylase D, translating to MKAKAILLASVLLVGCQSTGNVQQHAQSLSAAGQGEAAKFTSQARWMDDGTSIAPDGDLWAFIGDELKMGIPENDRIREQKQKYLRNKSYLHDVTLRAEPYMYWIAGQVKKRNMPMELVLLPIVESAFDPHATSGANAAGIWQIIPSTGRNYGLKQTRNYDARRDVVASTTAALNMMQRLNKMFDGDWLLTVAAYNSGEGRVMKAIKTNKARGKSTDFWSLPLPQETKQYVPKMLALSDILKNSKRYGVRLPTTDESRALARVHLSSPVEMAKVADMAGISVSKLKTFNAGVKGSTLGTSGPQYVMVPKKHADQLRESLASGEIAAVQSTLVADNMPLNSRVYTVRSGDTLSSIASRLGVSTKDLQQWNKLRGTKLKPGQSLTIGAGSSAQRLANNSDSITYRVRKGDSLSSIAKRHGVNIKDVMRWNSDTANLQPGDKLTLFVKNNNMPDS from the coding sequence ATGAAGGCAAAAGCGATATTACTCGCCTCTGTCCTGCTCGTGGGTTGCCAGAGTACCGGCAACGTTCAACAGCACGCACAGAGCCTTTCTGCAGCTGGTCAAGGGGAAGCAGCAAAGTTTACAAGTCAGGCACGATGGATGGACGATGGGACGTCTATCGCGCCAGATGGTGACTTGTGGGCTTTCATTGGCGACGAGCTAAAGATGGGAATTCCGGAAAATGACCGGATTCGCGAACAGAAACAGAAATATTTACGCAATAAGAGCTATCTCCACGATGTAACTTTACGGGCAGAGCCGTATATGTACTGGATAGCCGGGCAAGTTAAAAAACGTAACATGCCTATGGAACTGGTACTACTACCCATAGTGGAGAGCGCTTTTGATCCTCACGCGACGTCTGGCGCCAATGCCGCAGGCATCTGGCAGATCATTCCGAGCACGGGGCGCAATTATGGTTTGAAACAGACCCGCAATTATGACGCGCGTCGCGATGTTGTTGCTTCAACGACTGCCGCGCTGAACATGATGCAGCGTCTGAACAAGATGTTTGACGGCGACTGGCTTCTGACCGTAGCGGCTTATAACAGCGGCGAAGGTCGGGTCATGAAGGCAATTAAAACGAACAAAGCGCGTGGGAAATCCACGGACTTCTGGTCGTTACCGTTGCCGCAGGAAACGAAACAGTACGTGCCTAAAATGCTGGCATTGAGTGATATTCTCAAAAACAGCAAGCGTTATGGTGTACGTCTGCCAACGACTGATGAAAGCCGTGCTCTGGCGCGTGTGCACCTGAGCAGCCCGGTTGAAATGGCGAAGGTTGCAGATATGGCGGGAATTTCCGTCAGCAAGCTGAAGACATTCAACGCTGGCGTGAAAGGCTCCACGCTGGGCACAAGTGGCCCGCAGTACGTGATGGTGCCAAAGAAGCATGCAGATCAACTGCGTGAATCTCTGGCTTCAGGCGAAATTGCTGCTGTACAGTCGACGCTGGTTGCCGACAATATGCCGCTTAACAGCCGTGTTTACACCGTACGCTCTGGCGACACGCTTTCAAGTATCGCTTCACGTCTCGGCGTAAGCACCAAAGATTTGCAGCAGTGGAACAAACTGCGCGGAACTAAGCTGAAGCCAGGCCAAAGTTTGACGATTGGTGCAGGCAGTAGCGCACAGCGACTGGCAAACAACAGCGATAGCATTACGTATCGTGTGCGCAAAGGCGATTCGCTTTCAAGCATTGCTAAACGCCACGGCGTGAACATCAAAGATGTGATGCGCTGGAACAGCGACACTGCGAATCTGCAACCAGGCGATAAGCTGACGTTGTTTGTGAAAAACAACAACATGCCAGATTCCTGA
- a CDS encoding class I SAM-dependent methyltransferase, translating to MTTQSHHDHVEKQFSSQASEYLTSTVHASGRDLQRLAVRLADYPDASVLDMGCGAGHASFVAAQNVSAVVAYDLSAQMLDVVAQAAEARQLKNITTRQGYAESLPFADNAFDIVISRYSAHHWHDVGAALREVNRILKPGGRLIVMDVMSPGHPVRDIWLQTVEALRDTSHVRNYASGEWLTLINEANLIVDNLITDKLPLEFSSWVERMRTPEALVDAIRIYQQSASTEVKTYFALQNDGSFTSDIIMVEAHKAA from the coding sequence ATGACAACACAATCCCACCATGACCACGTAGAAAAGCAGTTTAGCTCTCAAGCCAGCGAATATCTGACCAGTACCGTACATGCATCCGGACGAGATTTACAGCGCCTGGCGGTGCGTCTGGCTGATTATCCTGATGCAAGTGTACTTGATATGGGCTGCGGAGCAGGGCATGCCAGCTTTGTTGCTGCGCAAAACGTGAGCGCGGTGGTGGCGTATGACTTATCTGCCCAAATGCTGGATGTCGTGGCACAAGCTGCCGAAGCCCGGCAACTGAAAAATATCACCACCCGCCAGGGTTATGCCGAAAGTCTGCCATTTGCCGATAACGCATTTGATATTGTTATCAGCCGTTATTCTGCCCATCACTGGCATGATGTTGGTGCAGCACTGCGTGAAGTGAATAGGATATTGAAACCTGGCGGTAGGCTGATTGTGATGGACGTAATGTCTCCGGGCCACCCAGTGCGCGACATCTGGTTACAGACGGTAGAAGCATTACGCGATACCTCTCACGTACGAAACTACGCCAGCGGTGAGTGGTTGACGTTAATCAATGAAGCCAATCTGATAGTTGATAATTTAATTACAGATAAGTTACCGCTGGAATTTTCTTCATGGGTCGAGAGAATGCGTACGCCAGAAGCGTTAGTAGACGCTATTCGCATTTACCAACAGAGCGCATCGACAGAGGTGAAAACGTATTTTGCCTTGCAGAATGATGGCTCTTTCACCAGTGATATCATCATGGTAGAAGCACATAAAGCGGCATAA